From the Thermoproteota archaeon genome, the window TCTCATATCCAAATTCTCCGTTAAAAAAGTCTTTTTCGTTTCCAAAGGATTTTAAATAAAGAATGACCCGATGCAAACGTGCTCCTGTGGTGTAGTCCGGTCAAGCATACCGCCCTTTCAAGGCGGTGATCCCGGGTCCAAAATCATTTGATGGAAATCCCGGCGGGAGCACCAAGATTTAATTAGTAATTGAAAAGAATTTTGGATAGAGCTGTATTTGGATAGAAAGAATATAGAAATTAATCCTCTTTTGGAAACTTATGGTCGTTATATCAAGAAAATTGATGAAGTTCTAGAAGCTGAATTGAATCTCTATAGCGAATCAGAGTTCATAGAACCATTAAAGTACTCAATTCATGGAGGCAAGAGAATTAGGCCAATAATTTTGGTTTTGGCTGCAGAAAGTGTAGGAACAGTTGATGAAAATACCTATACTGCTTCATGTGCAGTCGAATTTCTCCATACAGAATCCGTCATTCACGATGACATTATTGATGATGAAACCCTAAGAAGGCAAAAAGATCCATTCCACATAAAATATGGATACAACACTAGTATTCTTACAGGCGATTTTGTTTTAGGATTAATTCTTAATATTTCATCAAAAATTAACAATCCAAGGATAACAAAAGATCTTGCCACCACTGCAATGTTGATGAGTGAGGGCGAAATGATTGAGGGTCAGCTAGAAGCAAGTGAAGATGTAACCTTTGATGATTATCTAAAGGTGATAGAATATAAAACAGCTACTGCATTTGAGGTAGCGGCTAGAATTGGCGCCATCATAGGAAAAGGTTCTGAAGAAGAAATAGAAGCACTAACAGAATATGGAAAGAATATCGGAATTGCTTATCAAATAAGAGATGATTTACTTGATTGGAAGAACGAAGACAAATTATTTAATTTGCTAATTAAAAAGAGTCACGATCCAAGAGATGTTTTTAATCGAATGGAAGATTTGCTAAAAAGTTATTCTGAGAAAGCTAGAGTAGGATTAAGAAAGATTCCAGATAATGATGCAAAGAGTAATCTTGAGCAACTAATTGCATTCACTAGTTTTAAGGCGTAATACCTAAACTTAGTGATGGGGCAGCACTTTCTGCAAAGTTGATTATTGGATCTGGATAGACACCAATTCCAACCATGAATATTATTGAGAATATCATTACTGCAATGATTGACTTTGGTTCTTTGACTCTCTTTTGTGTCTCACCCTCAAAGTACATCTTTCTCATAATCCAACCATAGTATGCCAAAGATAGTGCACTGTTTAGCACTCCAGCTATAGCTAACCATGGGGCCCACCATACAACTGTACCAGCATCTAGTGCAGAGCCAAATAACATTAGTTTACTCCAAAAACCATTTAGTGGTGGAACACCTGCAAGTGCAAATAGTGAGATTACAAGACCCAATGATGTGATAGGCATTCTTCTACCAAGTCCTTTGATCTTATCCAAATGAGTTACAGCAAGAGTCGTAACAATTCCTGCAACTGCAATAAACGCTGCACCTTTCATAACAGAATGATTAAGAATATGGAATAAAGAGCCAGAAAGTCCTATCTGTGAGAACGGTGCAACTGCCAATCCAATCAAAATGTAGCCTGCATGAGCAATACTGGAATATGCAAGCATTCTTGAAAGATTCTTTTGCATTATAGCAGCAATGTTTCCTATTGTCATTGTCATTACTGCGATGATTCCAAGTGCAAGAGTCCAATCAAGATTTAATGCCACAGTTCCCATCACAATTACTCGAATCGCTGCGGCAAATCCAGCCTTCTTTGTACCGGCTGCAAGTAATGCAGTAATTGTTGGAGGTGCTCCTTCGTATGTATCTGGCAGCCACATGTGGAATGGAACTAATCCCATCTTGAATCCAAATCCTGCTATGAACATACCTATAGCAAGTAATGCAAGAGGTAGCAATTCTGGATCTACTGTAGCAAATCCTTGCATTACTTCGCTGATGTTAGTAGAACCAGTGATTCCATAAGCCAAAGATATACCGTAAACGATTATTGCTGATGACAAAGCACCAAACAAAAAGTACTTGAGTGCAGCTTCGTTTGAGCTTGGGTTCTTTTTCATAAATCCTGCTAAAATGTATGTTGGAATGCTCATTAGCTCCCATGCAACAAATAACATTACCAAGTCAGTTGCATAAGCAACAAGAACCATACCAATTGCAGAGAGTAAAATCAGTGAATAGTAAACAGCAGAATGACTCTGCTTTCTCATGTAATTAAAAGAGCCAACTGTAGTCATTATTGCTACAATTAACATTGCAATTGCAAAGAGACCACCAAATGTGTCATCAACTAAAACACCTGAAGAAAACATTGCAGCAGAGAGAGTCTTCTCACTGACTAGTTGATAGATGACATAGCCGATGGATGCAATTAGGGCACCAAATGCAATTACAGCATAAAATGAATTGCTTCCCTTTTCTTTTCTAGCTATGCTAATTACTGGAAGAATTACACCTATGGTACCAAGTATTGCAATTATTATCATTGGTGTTGAAGTAATTTCGATCATCCATTAATCACCTAAATCAACAATATCAGAACTACGAAGAGTAGTCCTGCTCCAAATACGAATAGATATGATTGTGCAACACCAGTTTGAGTTCCCTGAACTACTTTTGCGCCCCATCCTACTGCTTTTTGTAATCCTACATTCATGCCATAGTCAATTGCTGTCTTCTCAAAGTAGCGGAATACACCACGTGCTAGCCATAATGGTGCTACAACAAAGCACCAATAGATAATTGCATTAAGATACCATCTGTTTAACATAACTTTGTGAATTCCATAGAAGAAGAGATTAGAGTTTACAAATTTGACAGGATCAACCCATCTACCAATATAGAATATGTATCCAAGTCCAATTCCTATGGCAAATGCTACCAATGATGCACCCAATGCAACGGGGTTAAGTCCCTGTAGGAATTCAGGCAATATTGAATGCTCATCTGCATGATGTAAGGAATGAATTCCAAATGAATGCTCCAAATACTCTGCAAATAATTCGTGTATTCCACCTTCTACTGACAATCCAATAATTCCTATTCCAATAGTCAAGACTGCAAGAATACCATATGGTACCCACATTGACAATGGAGCTTCATGAATGTGATGTCCTTCGGATTCCATCTTTTCAACGTGCTTGCTCTTTGGACCAAAGAAGACCATTCCAATCATTCTTGTTGTGTAAAATGCTGTAATGATAGCAGTAAGTACTGCAATTGCAAATATTGGCAAGGCCCATTCGTTTCCTGATTCATACACTGATGCAAAGATTGCATCTTTACTCCAGAAACCTGTTGTGATAAATGGAGCTCCCATCAGACCAAGTCCTGCTGCCCACATAAACGCATAAGTCTTTTTCATGTGTTTTCGCAGACCACCCATATCTGTCATAAATCGTGAGCCAACAATATGCAGTAACGAACCGGCTGCCATGAAGAGCGAAGCCTTAAACATTGCATGAGATATCAAGTGGAAAAATCCTGCAGTATAACCATCAACAAATTGTTCAGATAAACCTGCAATGCCTAATGCCATCATCATATATCCGATTTGAGAACCTGTAGAATATGCAAGAACCTTCTTAATTTCTGGATTGACCATACCTTGAGTGGCAAGCAATAATGCAGTTATAGCACCAACCCATGCAATAATTTCAAAGAACTGATCTGCTAGAATTCCTGCTGCACCTAATGCAAAGAATAATGGTCCTAATCTTGCTACAAGGAATACGCCTGCCTTTACCATCGTTGCTGCGTGAATTAGAGCAGAAACAGCAGTAGGGCCAGTCATTGCTTCAAGTAGCCATTCATTTAGTGGGAATTGTGCAGATTTTCCTATCGCTCCACCAAATAGCAACACTGCTGCAGGTATAAGCAATCCTTGGGCAGACATTGTAGTTGCCCATGTAGTATCTTCTAGTAATTCTCTAAATCCAAATGTTCCAGCAAATGCAAATATCAAAAGCATTCCAGCAATCATCATCACATCACCAACTTTGGTCATGATGAAAGCCTTCATCCCTGCATGAGTTGGAGAATAATAATCAAGTAAACCTAGAACAGTACGTCCTTCTTTTCCAACATAGTCTTTCTTTTTATCACGATACCAAAAGCTAATCAATGCATATGATGCAAGTCCTACACCTTCCCAACCAAAGAATACCTGTAACAAGTTATCAGAAAGAACAATCAGCTGCATCGAACCAATAAAGAACATCATCCAGAACCAGAATCTTACAATATCTTTATCGCCTTTCATGTAACCAGTGCTGTAAATCATGATAAGGAAAGATATCCAACCAACAACGTTTGCCATGATAATTGCAATTGGATCAGCTAAGACTCCAGCTTTAATTCCAATTGCATTTATCCAGTTAATCTGATCATGCACCTCATGAGCTTCTAATGCAATTGGAAGCAAAGATGCTGCAGATAATGCACTCATTAGGGCAAATGCAACTGCAACATAACCCGTTGCTCGTTTAGAGGCTTTACCAACACCTGGAATAATCATTGCTGCAGCAAATGGCAGTATCCAGATTAGCCAAGCAGCATACTGACCAATATCAAATCCCATCATGTCAGCCATACTCTAAGCCCCCAACACTCCACTCATGTATGGAACAATTGTTTCCAAAAAGATATCAGGATAAAGTCCAACTACAATTGTAAATCCTGCTAACACCATCATTGGTGCAAGCATATACCAACTTCCATCTTTTACATTAGAAAGATTTTCAGGTAGTTTTCCAAAGAATACTCGTTTTAGCATCCAAAGAATGTATGACATTGTTAATGCGGTTGCAACAAGACCTAGTCCAAATGTTACGTATCGTAGTGTAGAGCCTTCTTCAATTGCAGTCTCTAGTGCTCCATAGAACATTATCCACTCACCCATGAATCCACTTGTTGGTGGAACACCCATTATTGTAAGGGCTCCAATTACTGCACATACTGCAGTGATTGGCATCTTGCCTGCAAGTCCACCTAACTTTGAGATGCTTCGGGTGCCAACTTTTACTATAATTATTCCAGCTGTCATGAAGAGGATTCCTTTTCCTAATGCGTGTGTAATGTACATCATCTCAGCTCCGGACATTCCCAAAACAGAGTAAGAGCCTATTCCAAAGAGAAGATATCCCATCTGGCTGATGCTAGAATATGCAAATAATCTTTTGAGATCATCTTGCATTAATGCCATTGCGCCACCATAGATCATTGTAACCAATCCCCAAACGTGGAACCAGATTGCCAAATCTGCAAATGTCATTGGCAGGAATTCAACAATTAATCTAAAGATACCATATGCACCAATTCCAATCATTACTGGCGATAAGAGAGCACTGATTGGAGTAGGAGCTGCACCGTGAACCCAGGGTAACCAAATATGGAACATGAATGCTGCAAGTTTTACTCCAAGTCCAATTGCTATTGCTACTGCAGACAATAACAGTACATCTTGAGGAATTTCTGATTCGCGAATATCTGCAAAG encodes:
- a CDS encoding polyprenyl synthetase family protein, giving the protein MDRKNIEINPLLETYGRYIKKIDEVLEAELNLYSESEFIEPLKYSIHGGKRIRPIILVLAAESVGTVDENTYTASCAVEFLHTESVIHDDIIDDETLRRQKDPFHIKYGYNTSILTGDFVLGLILNISSKINNPRITKDLATTAMLMSEGEMIEGQLEASEDVTFDDYLKVIEYKTATAFEVAARIGAIIGKGSEEEIEALTEYGKNIGIAYQIRDDLLDWKNEDKLFNLLIKKSHDPRDVFNRMEDLLKSYSEKARVGLRKIPDNDAKSNLEQLIAFTSFKA
- a CDS encoding NADH-quinone oxidoreductase subunit N, whose amino-acid sequence is MIEITSTPMIIIAILGTIGVILPVISIARKEKGSNSFYAVIAFGALIASIGYVIYQLVSEKTLSAAMFSSGVLVDDTFGGLFAIAMLIVAIMTTVGSFNYMRKQSHSAVYYSLILLSAIGMVLVAYATDLVMLFVAWELMSIPTYILAGFMKKNPSSNEAALKYFLFGALSSAIIVYGISLAYGITGSTNISEVMQGFATVDPELLPLALLAIGMFIAGFGFKMGLVPFHMWLPDTYEGAPPTITALLAAGTKKAGFAAAIRVIVMGTVALNLDWTLALGIIAVMTMTIGNIAAIMQKNLSRMLAYSSIAHAGYILIGLAVAPFSQIGLSGSLFHILNHSVMKGAAFIAVAGIVTTLAVTHLDKIKGLGRRMPITSLGLVISLFALAGVPPLNGFWSKLMLFGSALDAGTVVWWAPWLAIAGVLNSALSLAYYGWIMRKMYFEGETQKRVKEPKSIIAVMIFSIIFMVGIGVYPDPIINFAESAAPSLSLGITP
- a CDS encoding NADH-quinone oxidoreductase subunit L, whose amino-acid sequence is MADMMGFDIGQYAAWLIWILPFAAAMIIPGVGKASKRATGYVAVAFALMSALSAASLLPIALEAHEVHDQINWINAIGIKAGVLADPIAIIMANVVGWISFLIMIYSTGYMKGDKDIVRFWFWMMFFIGSMQLIVLSDNLLQVFFGWEGVGLASYALISFWYRDKKKDYVGKEGRTVLGLLDYYSPTHAGMKAFIMTKVGDVMMIAGMLLIFAFAGTFGFRELLEDTTWATTMSAQGLLIPAAVLLFGGAIGKSAQFPLNEWLLEAMTGPTAVSALIHAATMVKAGVFLVARLGPLFFALGAAGILADQFFEIIAWVGAITALLLATQGMVNPEIKKVLAYSTGSQIGYMMMALGIAGLSEQFVDGYTAGFFHLISHAMFKASLFMAAGSLLHIVGSRFMTDMGGLRKHMKKTYAFMWAAGLGLMGAPFITTGFWSKDAIFASVYESGNEWALPIFAIAVLTAIITAFYTTRMIGMVFFGPKSKHVEKMESEGHHIHEAPLSMWVPYGILAVLTIGIGIIGLSVEGGIHELFAEYLEHSFGIHSLHHADEHSILPEFLQGLNPVALGASLVAFAIGIGLGYIFYIGRWVDPVKFVNSNLFFYGIHKVMLNRWYLNAIIYWCFVVAPLWLARGVFRYFEKTAIDYGMNVGLQKAVGWGAKVVQGTQTGVAQSYLFVFGAGLLFVVLILLI
- a CDS encoding formate hydrogenlyase, whose protein sequence is MEFALMQAVFLPLLLSPVAYIIGRNAGPNAATWFTFGVLLYCTALVILTALNGTYEEHYQWTELFGEFGFVLDGLASPFAIMIYVLSTILALYSKPYMVHKFKEQFEENNKEAAAEGSGQTTTLVDSSELNSHINKQSGIYFALFLVFAMGMLGTILATNLIEFYIFFEVMLIPGFFLIAFWGDGPRRKIALMFLFWTHVGAVVLLLGFLMIGLSIGSFDFADIRESEIPQDVLLLSAVAIAIGLGVKLAAFMFHIWLPWVHGAAPTPISALLSPVMIGIGAYGIFRLIVEFLPMTFADLAIWFHVWGLVTMIYGGAMALMQDDLKRLFAYSSISQMGYLLFGIGSYSVLGMSGAEMMYITHALGKGILFMTAGIIIVKVGTRSISKLGGLAGKMPITAVCAVIGALTIMGVPPTSGFMGEWIMFYGALETAIEEGSTLRYVTFGLGLVATALTMSYILWMLKRVFFGKLPENLSNVKDGSWYMLAPMMVLAGFTIVVGLYPDIFLETIVPYMSGVLGA